Part of the Cellulomonas taurus genome, GGGTGCTCACCGTGGACTTCGAGCTGGACGGGCAGCGGATCATCGCGATGAACGGCGGCCCCGCCTTCACCCTGGACGAGGCGTTCTCGCTGTCGGTCGAGGTGGACGGCCAGGAGGAGGTCGACCGGCTCTGGGACGCTCTGACCGCCGACGGGGGCGAGCCGAGCCGGTGCGGTTGGTTGCGGGACCGGTTCGGACTGTCCTGGCAGATCATCCCGCGCGAGTTGCACCAGCTGATGGCCGATCCGGACCCGGAACGGGCGTCCCGCGCCGCCGCCGCGATGATGACGATGGGCAAGATCGACGTCGCCGCGCTGCGGGCGGCGGCGGACGGGTAGGTGCGCCCGGCCTACCCTGGTCCGGTGACTCAGCCCCGCCGCGGCCGCGTGACCATGCAGGTCCGCTGGTCCGATGTCGATCTGTTCGCCCATGTGAACAACGCCGCCTACCTGCGCTTCCTGGACGACGCGCGCTTCGCGCTGTTCCCGAGCATGGGGGTGGACCCGGCGGGTCGCCCGACCGATTCGATGCTGGTCGTGGTCAAACACGAGATCGACTACCTGGCGCCCCTCGCGTTCCGGCCGGAGCCGGTGGCGGTGGAGGTCTGGGTGCCGCGGATCGGCACGTCGTCGGTGGACTTCGCCTACGAGATCGTGGACGAGCCGTCCGACCCGGACCGCACCGTCTACCTGCGTGCCCGGTCCCGGATGGTGCAGCTGGACCGGCTGACCCTGGCCCCTCGGGCGTTCAGCGACACCGAGCGCGCCGTCTTCGAGCGCTTCCCGGGGGAGGGGCCCGACCTGCACGCCTGGTGAGGGTCGACCACTCAGCTTCCCCGGCACCACCTAGCAAAACCGGCCACTGACCCTCAAATCGGACACCGCCACCACCTATTTCGGCCGGGAACGGCCACTCCCCGGTGGCAACGTTCGAAGGGTCCGAGGGCCGGTGCCCGCCCACCGCCCTCGGACTCCAGCCATAGGGGCAGTGGCTGGCGCACCCCGCGTCCGCACTCCCTCGGACGTCGGAAGGCACATTGATGAAGATCCAGACCCTGCACCGCCTGCGCCTCGGTAGCGCGCTGATCGCCACGATGCTGGTCACGCCGCTCGGAGCCGGTGTGGCGAGCGCCGCGGCCGTCGAGCCGGACCCGACGGTCGCCGTGACCGCGTCGGACGAGGCCGGTGCATCGGAGGTCACCGCGTCCGAGACGGCCCCGGTCGAGTCCGAGGCCGCGCCGGCCACCGAGAGCGACGACGCCGGCTCCGCGTCGGACGACCCCACGGAGGTCACCGAACCGGCTGGCGAGGCCACCGCCGATGACGCCCCGGCCGACCCGAGCACCGGTGACGTCACCAGCACCGAGGACCCGGCCGCCGAGGCGACCGTCCCGACCGGGGCCACCGCACCGACCGGGACCACGACACCGCGCGCCGCCGCGATCCCGGAGGGCGTGCTGATCACCAGCCTCGCCGTCGACGCCACCGTGTCGCCGGTGCAGCAGCCGTGGAATACGCGGGGGGCCTACGCCGCCACGCTCACCGTGCACGATGTGGTCGGCACCGGCAGCGACACCCTGAGCTACGCCGGGCTGGTCGCGGACAGCGCCTTCACCCTCAGCGTCAACGGCGGCACCCCGACCGCCGTCCAGCCCGCCACCGACGGCACCGTCCCGGTGACCGGGATCGTCGAGGGGACGAACTACCTGGTGCTGAACGTCCAGTACGCGAACCCGGAGGCGCCCGCGGTGACGGCGGCGGCGAGCTACTACGTCGAGCTCAGGGTGCTCACCCAGGCGGAGACCGTCGACCTGGTGCGCGAGGACACGGCGTCCACCGGGGTGAACGAGGGCACCCGGTACCAGGGGGAGCAGGTCACCGTGGTGGCGCCGGCCGGGACCTACACCCCGGGCGAGGTCCTGACGGTGACGGTCTACGACGAGAACGACGTCGCGGTGGACACCGTGACCGCCGTCGCCGCCGCGGACGGTTCGCTGTCGGTGACCTACTCGGTGCCGCCGACCATGACCCCGGGCGACTACCTGCTGTACCTGAGCGACGCGGCGGGTCAGCCGGCCGGCTCGTACATCCTGCACGTGCTGGAGCGGGTCGCGGAGCCGGTCACGCCGGTGGACAACACCGTCACCGCCACCGACACCACCCAGCAGGTGAAGACCGACCCGGCGGTGTCGACGGTGCGTTCCGCCGCGCTGGCCGACCGGCTGGCCACCACCGGCTCGGACTCCTCCGCCGCGCTGTGGGCCGCCGGTGGTCTGGCGGCTGCCGGTGCGGTGCTGGCCGGTGGTGCGGCGATGCTGCGCCGTCGTCGGTCCGTGGACTCGTGAACCGACATCCCTGACCGCGAGGCCCGGAGGTTCCGCCGACCTCCGGGCCTCGCGACGGGTCAGAGCGTGATGCCCAGGACGGCGGCGATGGTGCTGACCACGCCGCCGCGCTGGTTCGACGGCACCACGTAGGCGGCCGCCGCGCGGACATCGGGGTGGGCGTTGTCCATCGCGCAGGACCACCGGGCCGCGGCCAGCATCCCGAGGTCGTTCCGGTAGTCGCCGAAGGCCATCGTGTGCTCCGGTCCGATGCCCAGATCGCGCTGCACCCGCCGCAGCGCCACCCCCTTGTCGGCCTCCGGGCTCATCAGATCCAGCCAGTGATGACCGGAGACCAGCACCCGCACGGGCCCGTCCAGATCGGCGAACACCGGGGCGGTCCGGTGCTCCACCGACCCGGCGTCGTGCACGGCGACCTTGAGCGGCACGTCGTCGATCGCGGTCAGGTCCGGCACCTGGGTGACCACGGTGTAGTGCTTGCGGACCTGCGTGGCGAACTCGCCCTCGAAGTGCTCGACATAGGCCGAACGGGTGCCCGACACCACCACCCCAACGGGTAGACCTGCGGCCGCCAGCTCCCGGGTGTGGGCGACGGCGCGCGGCACGATGCCCTCCGGCAGGGCGGTGGTGGACAGCACCTGGTCGCCCCGTCCGACGTAGGCGCCGTTCTCCGCGATGCACACGTAGTCGTCGGCCCGTTCACCCAGCTGAGCGCGGATGTTCGCGAACTGCCGCCCGCTGGCCGGGCAGAAGGCGATGCCCCGCCGGTCCAGCTCGGTCAGCAGCCCCCAGATGCCGTCCGGCATGCGTCCCGCGTCGTCCAGCAAGGACCCGTCCATATCGGTCGCGATGAGCCGAATCCGGTCGATGTCGGGCAGAGTGGGCGGCACGATGACCGGAGCGGGTGTCGACATGCCGACATCCTCTCAAGCCACCGCCGACCGATCGGTCGGCTCCGATCACCACAGGGGATCTTCATGCGACTCCACCGCGGCCTCACCGCCGTCGCCCTGGGCGCCGTCACTGCGCTCGCGCTCACCGCCTGTTCCGGCGACGATTCGGCCCCGGCCGCGGACTCGCGCACCACCGCCGCCGCCGACGCACCGACCGCGGTCGTCGAGGAGGAGACCACCGGCCTGACCCCGGAGAACTTCGCTCAGCGCACCGTCGCGGCGCTGGTCAAGGCGGAGACCATGTCGATGGGCATGGAGATGGCGGCCGAGGGGCAGACCGTCACCATGACCGGCCAGGTCCGGATGACCAAGTCCACGATGGACATGACGGTCGACTACGACATGCTCGGCATGACCTTCGACATGATCATGATCGACGGCAAGGTCTACATGGGCACCGGCGGCCAGTACCAGGAGATGTCGCCGCAGGAGATGGGCGCCGACTCGGTGGACGAGCTGATGGCCCAGACCGACGCCCGCGCCCAGATCGAGAGCCTCAAGGGCGCCATCGTGTCGGTGGAGCCGCAGGGCGAGGAGGAGATCGAGGGGATCCCGACCACGCACTACCTGGTCACCGTCGACCCGACCAAGCTCACCAACGTCGACCCGGCCGCGGCCGCCGCGATGGGTGACTCCTTCGGCTACGACTACTGGCTGGACGAGGCGGACCGCACGGTGCGGATGGCCTACGCCGTGCAGGGCGTGGACGCGTCGATCACCTACTCGAACTTCGGCGAGCCGGTGGAGATCACCGCTCCGGACCCGAGCACGCTGACCACCGGCCTGTTCTGAGCCGACCGACGAGGGCGACGGATCCGCTGACGGCGGGTCCGTCGCCCTCGTCGTTCACGGGGTCAGGAGGTCGTGCAACATCGCGGACACCGCATCGCGATGCTTGCGGCCGTTCAGCGCCGCGCCCCCGGAGTGGGTGAGCCGGACCGAGCCCCGCCAGACGGCATCGGCCAGCACCAGGGCCGCGTCATGCTCGTGGACCCAGGTCTCGAGTTGGGCACGGTTCATCGGACTGCTGAACAGCGCCGCCAGCAGTTCGCCGTAGACCACCGCGCGGCGCGCCTCCTCCTGGACCTGTCGACGGGCATGCGGCATGGGGACGGACCTCCGGCATCGAGGGGGCCCGGACTGTCCGAGCCGTCCTGGCCAGCGTCGACGCCCGGTCGGAGGTCCGACGGCGCGGTCCCGTGCTCCCGGTGGTCCACGTCGGTGGAACCACGGCCCCGGGCGCCCGCGCCGGGGTGGCGGCGCGGATCAGCCGCGCTCGATCAGCTCCGCGACCAGGTCAGGCACCGCGTCCTCGATCGGTGTCCGGATCACCCGGCTGGCGTGGTGGTCGTAGGGCGTCGGCTCCGCGTTCACGATGATGACCTCCGCACCGGACTCCGCCGCGATCCCGGTCAGGCTCGCCACCGGCTGCACGGTCAGCGTGCTGCCGATCGCCACGAAGACGTCCGCGTCCTGCGCGGCGGCGATCGCCCGGCCCAGGGCGTCCTCCGGCAGCCGCTCGCCGAAGTACACGACATCCGGCTTCAGGATGCCGCCGCACTCCAGGCAGTCGGGGTCGCCGTTCCGGTCGAGTCGCGCCAGCACCGCCGACGTCGCCTGACGAGCGCCGCAGCGCAGGCAGCTGGTGGTGCGCAGTCCGCCGTGCAGCTCGATCACGGGGGAGTCGTGCCCGGCCGCCTGGTGCAGGCCGTCGAAGTTCTGGGTGAGCACCGCCTCCAGCAGCTCGGCGCGCTCCAGCTCGACCAGCGCGCGGTGCGCTGCCGAGGGGGTGGCGGTCCACGCGGGGTGATCGCGCCACATCGCCCACCCGGCCCGCCGCACCGCCGGGTCGTTCACCAGCCGGTCGATCTCCAGCAGCTCGGCCTGGTCCGGGTGCCGAGTCCAGGTGCCCTCCGGACCTCGGAAGTCCGGGATGCCGGAGCCGGTGGAGATCCCGGCACCGGTGAGGACGGTGATGTGCGAGCCAGGGCGACGCTGATGCATGGCACGACTCTGCTCCTGCCCGCCCCGCCCGGCCAAGTCGACCCGGCGCGGCGGTGGGTGCGGACGGCCATGTCCGCACCCGCCGGTGGATCAGCCCTTGTACAGCACCGTGTAGCCCCACGTGCCGTTCGCGTAGCGCACACAGTCCTGGCCACCGTGGACGGTGCCACCGCGGCCGGCCAGGACGCCGAGGAACATCGACCGCGACAGTTCGCAGACCGCCTGCGACGGGTGCCCGTTCGACACGTGCAGTTGGGGGTCGGCGGCCGACGCGGCGGCAGGGGCGGCCAGGCCGAGGCCGGCGGTGAGCATGAGGGCTGCGGCTGCGGTCGTGACGCGCTGACGGAGCTTCATCTGTCCTCCAAGGTCCGGTTGGGTCGGTCTCACCCACCGTTCCAGACCTCTGTGACCTTCACCACTGCGGGCGCCGTCAGCGGCCGCGGCGCTTCCCCCCACCCGGGCGCCCCGGCTGCCGACGGGACGACTGCCCGGGCTTCGCGGCCCGACCGGGCTTCCCGGTCCCGGACCTCGCGGGTGCGCCCGCACTCGGCTTCCTGGTGCGCTCCGGTTCCGCCGGGGCGGTGGTGCGTCCGCGCGAGCTGTTGGCGGTGCGGCCACGGATGATGCCGATCAGTTCCTCGATCAGCGGGTCGTCCTCCCGTGCGCGGGCCCAGGCGAGGGCGGCCTGGCTGGTCGGCGCCTCGGTGATCGGCCGGTAGGTGAGGTCCTTGCGGTGGTGCAGCCGGGCCAACGACATCGGGACGATCAGCAGGCCGACCCCGGAGGCGACCAGCTCGACGGCGTCGGCGGTGGTGTCCGGGGTGGGCAGCAGGGAGGGTTCGCCGGGCGGGGTGGTCCAGCGGATCACGTCGTCGGCCGGGGTGATCAGGGTCTCCTCGGCCAGGTCCTCGGCGGTGAGCTGGTCCAGGGCGGTGAGCAGGTGGTCCTTGGGCAGGACGACCACCGTGACCTCGGTGAACAGCGGGATGGCATGCAGGGTGTCCCGGTCCACCGGGAGCCGGAGCAGGGCGGCGTCGGCCTCGCCGGCGACCAGTGCCGGACCCGCCTCGGCGTCGGTGAGCTGGAGCAGGGTGA contains:
- a CDS encoding VOC family protein; protein product: MSVTPFLWFHAHAEDAAAFYVTLFPQSRIRHTVMTNSAIPGDDDGVLTVDFELDGQRIIAMNGGPAFTLDEAFSLSVEVDGQEEVDRLWDALTADGGEPSRCGWLRDRFGLSWQIIPRELHQLMADPDPERASRAAAAMMTMGKIDVAALRAAADG
- a CDS encoding acyl-CoA thioesterase; translated protein: MTQPRRGRVTMQVRWSDVDLFAHVNNAAYLRFLDDARFALFPSMGVDPAGRPTDSMLVVVKHEIDYLAPLAFRPEPVAVEVWVPRIGTSSVDFAYEIVDEPSDPDRTVYLRARSRMVQLDRLTLAPRAFSDTERAVFERFPGEGPDLHAW
- a CDS encoding HAD-IIB family hydrolase, with translation MSTPAPVIVPPTLPDIDRIRLIATDMDGSLLDDAGRMPDGIWGLLTELDRRGIAFCPASGRQFANIRAQLGERADDYVCIAENGAYVGRGDQVLSTTALPEGIVPRAVAHTRELAAAGLPVGVVVSGTRSAYVEHFEGEFATQVRKHYTVVTQVPDLTAIDDVPLKVAVHDAGSVEHRTAPVFADLDGPVRVLVSGHHWLDLMSPEADKGVALRRVQRDLGIGPEHTMAFGDYRNDLGMLAAARWSCAMDNAHPDVRAAAAYVVPSNQRGGVVSTIAAVLGITL
- a CDS encoding LppX_LprAFG lipoprotein, which produces MRLHRGLTAVALGAVTALALTACSGDDSAPAADSRTTAAADAPTAVVEEETTGLTPENFAQRTVAALVKAETMSMGMEMAAEGQTVTMTGQVRMTKSTMDMTVDYDMLGMTFDMIMIDGKVYMGTGGQYQEMSPQEMGADSVDELMAQTDARAQIESLKGAIVSVEPQGEEEIEGIPTTHYLVTVDPTKLTNVDPAAAAAMGDSFGYDYWLDEADRTVRMAYAVQGVDASITYSNFGEPVEITAPDPSTLTTGLF
- a CDS encoding SIR2 family NAD-dependent protein deacylase yields the protein MHQRRPGSHITVLTGAGISTGSGIPDFRGPEGTWTRHPDQAELLEIDRLVNDPAVRRAGWAMWRDHPAWTATPSAAHRALVELERAELLEAVLTQNFDGLHQAAGHDSPVIELHGGLRTTSCLRCGARQATSAVLARLDRNGDPDCLECGGILKPDVVYFGERLPEDALGRAIAAAQDADVFVAIGSTLTVQPVASLTGIAAESGAEVIIVNAEPTPYDHHASRVIRTPIEDAVPDLVAELIERG
- a CDS encoding LysR family substrate-binding domain-containing protein, whose translation is MTTPDQHFRLALTPGMQPTSWTRTWAERLPDHPLTLLQLTDAEAGPALVAGEADAALLRLPVDRDTLHAIPLFTEVTVVVLPKDHLLTALDQLTAEDLAEETLITPADDVIRWTTPPGEPSLLPTPDTTADAVELVASGVGLLIVPMSLARLHHRKDLTYRPITEAPTSQAALAWARAREDDPLIEELIGIIRGRTANSSRGRTTAPAEPERTRKPSAGAPARSGTGKPGRAAKPGQSSRRQPGRPGGGKRRGR